In Hwangdonia lutea, a single window of DNA contains:
- the argB gene encoding acetylglutamate kinase, translating to MQTLKIIKIGGNIIDDEQALDNFLDGFSKIKGPKILVHGGGKLATKLANQMGVEVKMTNGRRITDADTLDIITMVYAGKINKNLVAKLQAKQCNAIGFSGADGNAIISEKRPVKDIDYGFVGDVLKVNTNTLEVLLNNQVTPVFCAITHDENGQLFNTNADTIASELAIGFAKIYQTELYYCFEKNGVLLNVNDDDSVIEHINSENYQTLINDGIIADGMLPKLNNCFHAIKHKVHKVCIGKPEMLFNSNTKHTTIQA from the coding sequence ATGCAAACATTAAAAATCATAAAAATAGGCGGTAATATTATTGATGACGAGCAAGCGTTGGATAATTTCTTAGATGGGTTTTCCAAAATCAAAGGGCCAAAAATATTGGTACACGGTGGTGGAAAATTAGCGACAAAACTAGCCAATCAAATGGGTGTTGAGGTTAAAATGACTAATGGCCGTCGCATAACAGATGCCGATACTTTAGACATTATTACTATGGTTTATGCCGGTAAAATCAATAAAAATTTAGTCGCTAAATTACAGGCAAAGCAATGTAATGCTATTGGGTTTTCAGGGGCCGATGGCAACGCTATCATATCGGAAAAACGTCCCGTAAAGGATATTGATTACGGATTTGTTGGCGATGTGTTGAAAGTGAATACAAATACTTTAGAAGTGCTTTTAAACAATCAAGTAACACCAGTTTTTTGTGCCATAACCCACGATGAAAACGGACAACTTTTTAACACCAATGCAGATACCATCGCATCAGAATTAGCCATAGGATTTGCCAAAATTTATCAAACCGAACTGTATTATTGTTTCGAGAAAAATGGCGTATTGCTGAATGTAAACGATGATGATTCGGTTATAGAACACATCAATTCCGAAAATTACCAAACATTAATTAACGATGGCATTATTGCAGACGGTATGTTGCCAAAACTCAATAATTGCTTTCACGCCATAAAACACAAGGTGCATAAAGTGTGCATCGGGAAACCAGAAATGCTTTTCAATTCAAACACAAAACACACCACAATTCAAGCCTAA